The genomic DNA CAATGGGTTTACCCCCAACCGGGATAAGTGGTTTAGCGGTTGTTAAAGTATGGGGCCGCATCCGCTTTCCTTTGCCGGCCATAGGAATAATAATCTGCATAATTTTAAATAGGTACATGCAAATTTAATATAATTTATGCATGTTTGCATTGACAATGGAGAGGAATAAAAAATACTTTGTGGCTATCATTCCTCCTGATTCTGTATTCGAAAAAATTGAAAATATTAAATTAGAAATTTTTAATGAATATAAGCTTAAAGGGGCTTTGCGATCGCCGTCGCACATTACCCTTCACCGCCCATTTTCATGGAAATCTGATAGAGAAAACGAGTTGATTGAAAAGTTGGGTACATTTCATTTTAATAAGAAATTTCTTATTCAACTCTATAATTTCAATACTTTCTCACCAAGAGTTATTTATGTAGATGTAAAAAAAAGCAATGAATTAACAGATTTGCATTACTTATTTATGGGATTTGCCAAGCGTGAATTGGGTTTGTTTAATGAGCTCAATGATTTGAGGGGTTTTTATCCGCATATCACAATTGCTTTCAGAGATTTAAAAAAACAGCAGTTTTATAAGATGTGGGAAAAATTTGAGAAAAAAACCTTTGAGGACCAGTTCAACTATCAGGGTTTTAGTTTGTTATGCTTGGATAAGAAGTGGGAAATCTTACATAATTTTACTATTTAAAACAATTCTAAATAAATGTCAAATTTGAAGTTGTTTCATAAATAGAGTAAACTAAAACTTGTTGTTGTATCATTTGCTTAATACATTTGTGCGCGTCATATTCGCATTTCGAAAAACGCAAAGTATTTAAATAATTTTTGACTTTTATGGATAAAAAATCTGGTTTTCTTAGTTCTTCGCTTGGCAAGAAATTCATTATGGGCATTACCGGGCTCTTCTTAATAAGCTTTTTATTAGTTCATTGTTTTGTGAACAGTTTAATATTTTTAAATGACGGTGGCGAGACATTTAATTTGGGTTGCGAGTTTATGGGAACCAATTGGATTATTCGAGCCATGGAAATTGTACTATTTGCAGGTATAATTTTACATATTGTTCAAGCGTTAGTTTTAACACTTGCCAATAAAAAAGCTAGGCCAATAGGATATCAAGTTGTTGGCGGAAATGTTAGCAGCACTTGGTACAGTCGCTGGATGGGTTTATTAGGAACATTAATTTTAATGTTTTTGGTTATTCATTTGAAACATTTTTGGGTGGTAAGTCGATTTACGGATCACTTAGTACATACCAATGCTGAAGCCATGGAAACCGGAAAAGAAACTATGTATAATGAAATGTTTGAAGTGTTTTCTAATCCATTAGTTGTTGTTGTATATTGCTTAGCCATGATTTCTTTAGCTTATCATTTACTACATGGTTTTCAAAGTGCATTTCAAACGCTAGGAATGAATCACAAAAAATATACTCCGTTAATTAAAATGACCGGTGTAATTTTTTCAATTGTAATACCGGCCATATTTGCCGCCATGCCTTTGGTTATTTACTTGGGCTTAATTAAACAAGACCTTTAATTTATTTTTAAAAAATTAATTCAACTATGGCAACTTCGTCAAAATTAAATGCCAAAATTCCGGAAGGATCATTAGAGAATAAATGGACTAAATACCGTTCCACGGTTCATTTAGTAAATCCGGCAAACAAACGCAGTTTAGAAGTATTGGTAATCGGATCGGGTTTAGCCGGATCATCGGCCGCTGCTTCATTAGCAGAAATGGGGTACAAAGTTACCGTATTTTGTTATCAGGATTCTGCCCGCAGAGCGCATAGCATCGCTGCTCAAGGTGGAATTAATGCGGCAAAAAATTATCAAAATGATGGTGATAGTGTTTATCGTTTATTTTACGACACTATTAAAGGTGGCGACTATCGGGCCAGAGAAGCTAACGTTCACCGACTTGCCGAAGTATCGGGTAATATTATTGACCAGTGCGTAGCACAGGGCGTACCTTTTGCGCGGGAATATGGCGGAACTTTAAGTAATCGTTCATTTGGTGGAACACAGGTGCAACGAACTTTTTATGCAGCCGGACAAACCGGACAACAACTTTTATTAGGAGCGTATAGTGCTTTACAAAGACAAGTGGGGATGGGTGCCGTAAAAATGATGACCCGACATGAAATGATGGATACCGTAACCATTGACGGAAAATGCCGTGGCGTTATTGTAAGAAATTTAGTTAGCGGAAAGTTGGAAAGATATTTTGGTCACGCTGTTTTACTTTGCACCGGAGGTTATGGTAATGTATTTTATTTATCTACAAATGCCATGGGGTGTAATGTAACAGCTGCCTGGAAAGCGCATAAAAAAGGTGCTTTTTTTGGCAACCCTTGTTACACACAAATTCATCCAACTTGTATTCCTGTATCTGGCGATCATCAATCTAAATTAACCTTGATGTCGGAGTCATTGAGAAACGACGGAAGAATATGGGTGCCAAAAAACAAAGATGATAAACGAAAAGCGGTAGATATTCCGGAAGAAGAAAGAGACTATTATTTAGAGCGCAGATATCCGGCATTTGGAAATTTAGTTCCCAGAGATGTGGCCAGCCGTGCGGCAAAAGAACGTTGTGATGCAGGTTATGGGGTTGGCGCAAGCAAAATGGCGGTTTATCTTGATTTTGCAGCAAACACTGAGCGATACGGAAAAATTCAAGCAAATAAACTAGGTTTGCATAATCCTAGCAAAGCAGAAATTATCCAGCTGGGTAAAGATGTAATTAAAGAAAAATACGGGAACTTGTTTGATATGTACAAACAAATAACCGATGAAAATCCATATGAAATGCCAATGCGAATTTATCCGGCAGTGCATTATACCATGGGTGGTTTGTGGGTTGATTATAATTTAATGACCACGGTGCCGGGCTTATATGCTTTAGGTGAAGCTAACTTCAGTGACCATGGAGCTAACCGTCTTGGGGCATCTGCTTTAATGCAAGGTTTAGCTGATGGTTACTTTGTTATTCCATACACTATTGGTGATTATTTATCTGAAGAGATTCGTACCAAGTCTATTCCTACCGATCATGAAGCCTTTGTTAAAGCAGAAGCTGAGGTGCAGGAAAGAATTAATAAATTGTTTTCTATTAAAGGGAGTAAAACCGTTGACCATTTTCATAAGCGGTTAGGAAAAATAATGTGGGATAAATGTGGTATGGCCAGAAATAAAGAAGGATTAACACAGGCTATCGAAGAAATAAAAGCTTTACGTGCTGAATTTTGGAAAGACGTTCGTGTGCCAGGATCTAATGAAGAATTTAATCCGGAACTAGAAAAAGCCCATCGTGTTGCCGACTTTTTAGAGTTAGGTGAATTAATGTGTATTGATGCTTTAAACAGAAATGAAAGTTGTGGTGGACATTTCAGAGAAGAATATCAAACTCCTGACGGAGAGGCTAAGCGTGATGATGATAACTACACTTATGTTGCTGCCTGGGAATATAAAGGAGAAAGTAATTACGAATTACATAAAGAAGAATTAAAATTCGAAAATATTAAATTGGCCCAAAGAAATTACGCATAATAAATAGAATATGAGCGGAAACATGAATTTGACTTTAAAAGTCTGG from Sphingobacteriaceae bacterium includes the following:
- a CDS encoding 2'-5' RNA ligase family protein, with translation MERNKKYFVAIIPPDSVFEKIENIKLEIFNEYKLKGALRSPSHITLHRPFSWKSDRENELIEKLGTFHFNKKFLIQLYNFNTFSPRVIYVDVKKSNELTDLHYLFMGFAKRELGLFNELNDLRGFYPHITIAFRDLKKQQFYKMWEKFEKKTFEDQFNYQGFSLLCLDKKWEILHNFTI
- a CDS encoding succinate dehydrogenase cytochrome b subunit, encoding MDKKSGFLSSSLGKKFIMGITGLFLISFLLVHCFVNSLIFLNDGGETFNLGCEFMGTNWIIRAMEIVLFAGIILHIVQALVLTLANKKARPIGYQVVGGNVSSTWYSRWMGLLGTLILMFLVIHLKHFWVVSRFTDHLVHTNAEAMETGKETMYNEMFEVFSNPLVVVVYCLAMISLAYHLLHGFQSAFQTLGMNHKKYTPLIKMTGVIFSIVIPAIFAAMPLVIYLGLIKQDL
- a CDS encoding fumarate reductase/succinate dehydrogenase flavoprotein subunit; translation: MATSSKLNAKIPEGSLENKWTKYRSTVHLVNPANKRSLEVLVIGSGLAGSSAAASLAEMGYKVTVFCYQDSARRAHSIAAQGGINAAKNYQNDGDSVYRLFYDTIKGGDYRAREANVHRLAEVSGNIIDQCVAQGVPFAREYGGTLSNRSFGGTQVQRTFYAAGQTGQQLLLGAYSALQRQVGMGAVKMMTRHEMMDTVTIDGKCRGVIVRNLVSGKLERYFGHAVLLCTGGYGNVFYLSTNAMGCNVTAAWKAHKKGAFFGNPCYTQIHPTCIPVSGDHQSKLTLMSESLRNDGRIWVPKNKDDKRKAVDIPEEERDYYLERRYPAFGNLVPRDVASRAAKERCDAGYGVGASKMAVYLDFAANTERYGKIQANKLGLHNPSKAEIIQLGKDVIKEKYGNLFDMYKQITDENPYEMPMRIYPAVHYTMGGLWVDYNLMTTVPGLYALGEANFSDHGANRLGASALMQGLADGYFVIPYTIGDYLSEEIRTKSIPTDHEAFVKAEAEVQERINKLFSIKGSKTVDHFHKRLGKIMWDKCGMARNKEGLTQAIEEIKALRAEFWKDVRVPGSNEEFNPELEKAHRVADFLELGELMCIDALNRNESCGGHFREEYQTPDGEAKRDDDNYTYVAAWEYKGESNYELHKEELKFENIKLAQRNYA